In the genome of Bubalus kerabau isolate K-KA32 ecotype Philippines breed swamp buffalo chromosome 8, PCC_UOA_SB_1v2, whole genome shotgun sequence, one region contains:
- the CCM2 gene encoding cerebral cavernous malformations 2 protein isoform X4, with translation MEEEGKKGKKYLGQLTSIPGYLNPSSRTEILHFIDNAKRAHQLPGHLTQEHDAVISLSAYNVKLAWRDGEDTILRVPIHDIAAVSYVRDDASHLVVLKTAQDPGISPSQSLCAESSRGLTTGSLSESGVGPVEACCLVILAAESKVAAEELCSLLGQVFQIVYTESTIDFLDRAIFDGASTPTHHLSLHSDDSSTKVDMKEPYETEASTFSFPECAHAGGVSPLSFCMQTAPHAKTVSESELSATAAELLQDYMLTLRTKLSSQEIQQFAALLHEYRDGASVHEFCINLRQLYGDSRKFLLLGLRPFIPEKDSQHFENFLETIGVKDGRGIITDSFGRYRRATSSTSTSTSNGNRAAGSSDDQSVPSEGDEWDRMISDISNDIEALGCSMDQDSA, from the exons TATTTAGGTCAGTTAACGTCCATACCAGGATACCTGAATCCTTCCAGTAGGACCGAAATCCTGCATTTCATAGACAATGCAAAG AGAGCCCACCAGCTCCCCGGACACCTGACCCAGGAGCATGACGCTGTGATCAGTCTGTCTGCCTACAACGTCAAGCTGGCCTGGAGGGACGGGGAGGACACCATCCTCAGGGTCCCCATCCATGACATTGCCGCTGTGTCCTATGTGCGAGATGACGCCTCACACCTGGTGGTCCTGAAGACAG CCCAGGACCCTGGCATCTCCCCCAGCCAGAGTTTGTGTGCAGAAAGTTCCCGAGGCCTCACCACAGGCTCCCTGTCAGAGAGTGGAGTGGGGCCTGTGGAGGCATGCTGCCTGGTGATCCTGGCCGCGGAGAGCAAG GTCGCCGCGGAAGAGCTGTGCTCCCTGCTTGGCCAGGTCTTCCAGATCGTGTACACGGAGTCCACCATTGACTTCCTGGACAGAGCCATATTTGATGGGGCCTCGACACCCACCCACCACCTATCCCTTCACAGTG ATGACTCTTCCACAAAGGTGGACATGAAGGAGCCATATGAGACGGAAGCCAGCACTTT CTCCTTCCCCGAGTGTGCACATGCAGGCGGCGTCTCGCCCTTGTCCTTCTGCATGCAGACGGCACCCCACGCCAAGACGGTCAGCGAGAGTGAGCTGAGCGCCACGGCTGCGGAGCTTCTGCAGGACTACATGCTCACG CTGCGCACCAAGCTGTCGTCACAGGAGATCCAGCAGTTTGCAGCGCTGCTACACGAATACCGTGACGGCGCCTCGGTGCATGAGTTCTGCATCAACCTGCGGCAGCTCTATGGGGACAGCCGCAAGTTCCTGCTGCTCG GTCTGCGGCCTTTCATCCCTGAGAAAGACAGCCAGCACTTCGAGAACTTCTTGGAGACCATTGGGGTGAAGGATGGCCGTGGGATCATCACGGACAGCTTCGGCAGGTACCGCCGGGCCACAagctccacctccacctccacctccaacGGGAACAGGGCGGCGGGCAGCTCTGACGACCAGTCCGTGCCCTCAGAGGGGGACGAGTGGGACCGCATGATCTCGGACATCAGCAATGACATCGAGGCGCTGGGCTGCAGCATGGATCAGGACTCGGCCTGA